The Fusarium musae strain F31 chromosome 10, whole genome shotgun sequence genome window below encodes:
- a CDS encoding hypothetical protein (EggNog:ENOG41) — MLREVVYSIAGFILLAYAAEWILSLFDDPREPKRLQSKVPLFGHLWGMMKYSSGYHGITSKQTNEEMYTVAIFNTKLYIAKTSRLIPLIQKTSKTLSFRPFMQTAAKLMGDAKPETFEVFGTEWVDSFSHAHKNGLATGPFLDEQNLRMGDRALIDIEQLLPKDPDGVAKINLLEWAQYAVVQASACGIFGVEHPFLDPKVDQAFWKWQSYLPLHMVNLDITGQGYAARQIVFDAFRKYNKNLPSDVSFIYKERLRSMQEAGIDEDDICKQQATFGTAAFANTVPIMYWTIYELFSRPDLLEEVRKEVIEQAVSGDKESGFKVDVAALKTKCPLALSVFQETQRLRHVHANIRKVTEDTLLDGKYLLKAGHYVMMPGQPVHINTSTWGPTADQFDPYRFTKDSSDRKASSFVAWGAPPHLCPARQFATTEILIVIALLAVRSDITPVKGEWVKNPALNTGDMATVYTPKKSVEVEVRKREEWDGEWSLRMGESKTRISLASG; from the exons atGTTGCGAGAAGTTGTGTACAGTATTGCGGGCTTCATCCTGCTTGCCTACGCAGCAGAATGGATTCTCTCACTGTTCGACGATCCAAGGGAACCCAAGAGACTACAATCGAAAGTACCGCTCTTTGGTCATCTATGGGGTATGATGAAGTATAGTTCTGGCTACCATGGAATAACAAG CAAGCAAACAAACGAGGAAATGTACACagtcgccatcttcaacacaaAACTCTACATCGCGAAAACTTCCCGTCTCATCCCTCTGATCCAAAAGACATCCAAGACTCTATCCTTCCGACCATTCATGCAGACAGCCGCTAAACTTATGGGTGACGCGAAACCCGAGACTTTTGAAGTCTTTGGTACAGAATGGGTTGATTCGTTTAGTCACGCTCATAAGAACGGTCTTGCTACGGGACCGTTTCTCGATGAGCAGAATCTTCGAATGGGAGATCGTGCGCTGATAGACATCGAGCAACTTCTGCCGAAAGATCCAGATGGGGTTGCAAAGATTAACTTGCTGGAGTGGGCGCAGTATGCTGTTGTCCAGGCTAGTGCCTGTGGAATCTTTGGTGTCGAGCATCCTTTTCTTGATCCAAAGGTCGACCAAGCTTTTTG GAAATGGCAATCGtatcttcctcttcacatGGTAAACCTCGACATCACCGGCCAAGGCTACGCTGCCCGCCAAATTGTCTTTGACGCTTTCCGCAAGTATAACAAGAATCTTCCCAGCGATGTATCATTCATCTACAAAGAGCGTCTTCGATCGATGCAAGAAGCTGGtattgatgaagacgacatTTGCAAGCAACAAGCTACTTTTGGAACTGCTGCTTTCGCCAACACTGTTCCAATTATGTACTGGACTATTTACGAACTCTTCTCTCGACctgatcttcttgaagaggtGCGAAAGGAAGTTATTGAGCAAGCTGTCAGTGGAGATAAGGAGTCCGGTTTCAAAGTCGACGTCGCGGCTTTGAAGACGAAGTGTCCCTTGGCATTATCAGTGTTCCAGGAGACTCAAAGACTGCGACACGTCCACGCCAACATCCGCAAAGTCACAGAAGACACCCTCCTCGACGGAAAATACCTCCTCAAAGCAGGCCACTACGTAATGATGCCCGGCCAACCCGTGCACATCAACACATCAACATGGGGACCAACGGCTGACCAATTCGATCCGTACCGCTTCACCAAAGACTCATCAGATCGAAAGGCTAGCAGTTTTGTCGCATGGGGTGCACCGCCTCATCTTTGTCCAGCGCGTCAATTCGCCACGACTGAAATTCTCATCGTCATTGCGCTCCTTGCTGTGAGGAGCGATATTACACCTGTGAAGGGGGAGTGGGTGAAGAATCCGGCGCTGAACACGGGGGATATGGCGACTGTTTATACGCCGAAGAAGAGTGTTGAGGTGGAGGTTAGGAAGAGGGAGGAGTGGGATGGGGAGTGGAGTTTGAGGATGGGAGAGAGTAAGACGAGAATATCTCTTGCTTCTGGTTAA